In one window of Dermochelys coriacea isolate rDerCor1 chromosome 3, rDerCor1.pri.v4, whole genome shotgun sequence DNA:
- the LOC119852614 gene encoding defensin-B5-like: protein MKILYLLFAVVFLVLHVQGQHQQEPQDDPQAWNEAPDDAEEEAEAEMAPGPDKQQRYIVCSFEGGMCRSKKCKQWEKKIGTCTQQDPCCVKRSWKELLG, encoded by the exons ATGAAGATCCTGTACCTTCTCTTTGCTGTTGTCTTCTTGGTGCTCCATGTCCAGGGCCAGCATCAGCAAGAGCCCCAGGATGATCCCCAAGCTTGGAATGAAGCCCCGGATGATGCTGAGGAAGAAGCAGAGGCAGAGATGGCCCCAG gTCCTGACAAGCAACAAAGATACATAGTGTGTAGCTTCGAAGGTGGCATGTGCCGGTCCAAGAAATGCAAGCAATGGGAAAAGAAAATTGGAACCTGTACTCAGCAGGACCCTTGCTGTGTAAAGAGATCATGGAAAGAGTTGCTGGGCTGA